One Perognathus longimembris pacificus isolate PPM17 chromosome 2, ASM2315922v1, whole genome shotgun sequence DNA segment encodes these proteins:
- the Ccdc136 gene encoding coiled-coil domain-containing protein 136 isoform X2 has product MEAGAGAGAGAAGWSCPGPGPTVTTLGSYEVSEGCERKKGQRWGSLERRGMQAMEGEVLLPALYEEEEEEEEEDEDVEEEEEQQVQKGGNVSSLSVGKHRGLSLTETELEELRAQVLQLVAELEETRELAGQHEDDSLELQGLLEDERLASAQQAEVFTKQIQQLQGELRHLREEISLLEREKESELKEIEQELHLARSEIQSLRQAAADSATEHESDMASLQDDLYRLQNELDDMERIRGDYEMEIASLRAEMELKGSDPSDSLSVSEFPVIQEELQQLRERYHFLNEEFRALQESNSSLTGQLAELESERTRRATEKWLESQTLRSMMSAESQTSEMDFLEPDPEMQMLRQQLLGAEEEMQDIQNKCKDLCCEVQELQHHRRASEEEQRRLQKELKCAQNEVLRFQTSHSLAQNEELKSRLSTLQQKYDASQDEQNELLKVQMQLQCELRQLKIIKATESQTEKELMCRLQKLQAQHQCIVNEKEKLLEVQCHLQEKLRSHEAELYCLRDMAASLRESDEKNVGMQLELQEMKGLYHASKEELQLQKHMYDQLEQDFMLCQMELNQLKSTQSLPEDKCSKKCDALMTRLTELQEKFKTSQKEMGNLQMEQCELLEDQRRLQEEQGQLQEELHRLTFPLPKCGLYRKSQDLLKKLQDLCELQLLYQGMQDEQKKLIQNQECVLKEQLELHKELREVKDSNFQELLNYEDARCSKSSNSENKPKLLMEQLQALQVLYNTSQTEQELLQLEHGRLSEERKRLQADLQLCLEEMQLLQVQSPTLRKSLEVYRKSCGSTDNLHRSYDSGTPDENETYQKSYDSNQISNENFLKSYDSATNSNEGYQKSYGSSSCSINLKKSYSSPTSSDTFQKNYANSIPEEEPADPEDLEHFEELVAKVLTKLQAVQALYQVSQEDHSQLQKQMNKLLCTQMELKDELIDCERELKACLDGYEKPAAPHNDKNEIKELQTKLRELQLQYQASMDEQGRLLAVQEQLEGQLQCCQEEIRQLKERRPSCGKDTRAKNGNKNMNKNANGVKKKKAVNQCAENSEDGFDKQKSLEVLLYYKASQTQLEELDCEKKKEETKEGKKKKRLHAMKETGYDLPAGEIKSTDEFEKYKEPGNKEDEEEEDEDEEEEDEDEDEDDDSSETAEDSNPLNISDSKKNMFGMWKPMVFLAIAAVALYVLPNMRPQETEFCLME; this is encoded by the exons ATGGAGGCGGGTGCCGGGGCTGGCGCGGGAGCCGCAGGCTGGAGCTGCCCGGGCCCAG GACCCACAGTGACCACTTTAGGCTCCTATGAAGTATCTGAGGGCTGCGAGAGGAAGAAAGGCCAACGCTGGGGGTCCCTGGAACGGCGTGGGATGCAAGCTATGGAGG GGGAGGTTTTACTCCCAGCTCtgtatgaggaagaagaggaggaagaggaagaggatgaagacgtggaagaagaagaagaacaacaagtTCAGAAAGGTGGCAACGTGAGCTCTCTGTCAGTTGGCAAGCACCGGGGCCTGAGCCTCACAGAGACGGAGCTGGAGGAGCTGAGGGCTCAGGTGCTCCAGCTGGTGGCAGAGCTGGAGGAGACGCGTGAGCTGGCAGGGCAGCATGAAGATGACTCCCTAGAGCTACAAG GACTCCTGGAGGATGAACGACTGGCCAGTGCCCAGCAGGCTGAGGTGTTCACCAAGCAAATCCAGCAGCTCCAAG GTGAGCTGCGGCATCTACGGGAGGAGATTTCCCTATTAGAGCGTGAGAAAGAAAGTGAACTTAAGGAAATAGAACAGGAATTGCATTTGGCCCGATCTGAGATCCAGAGTCTGCGGCAAGCCGCAGCAGATTCCGCAACTGAACATGAAAGTGACATGGCATCCCTGCAGGATGATCTCTACCGGTTGCAGAATGAGCTCGACGACATGGAACGCATTCGAGGGGACTACGAGATGGAGATTGCTTCACTCCGTGCAGAAATGGAATTGAAGGGCTCTGACCCATCTGACAGTTTAAGTGTCTCAGAATTCCCTGTGATACAAG AAGAATTACAGCAACTGCGGGAGCGCTACCACTTTCTGAATGAGGAGTTCCGGGCCCTGCAGGAGAGCAACAGCAGCCTTACCGGGCAGCTTGCTGAACTGGAGAGTGAGAG GACACGAAGAGCAACGGAGAAGTGGCTGGAGTCCCAAACACTAAGAAGTATGATGTCAGCAGAGTCTCAGACTTCAGAAATGGACTTCCTGGAGCCTGATCCTGAAATGCAGATGTTGCGCCAGCAGCTTCTGGGAGCCGAGGAGGAGATGCAAGACATACAGAATAAG TGTAAGGACTTGTGTTGTGAGGTACAAGAGCTACAGCATCATCGCCGGGCCAGCGAGGAGGAGCAGAGGCGGCTGCAGAAGGAGCTCAAGTGTGCCCAAAATGAGGTGCTCCGGTTTCAGACTTCCCACAGCTTGGCCCAG AACGAGGAGCTGAAGTCCAGGCTCTCTACCCTGCAGCAAAAGTATGATGCTAGCCAGGATGAGCAGAATGAGCTCTTGAAGGTGCAGATGCAACTTCAGTGCGAGCTCCGGCAGCTCAAAATCATCAAAGCCACAGAGAGCCAAACTGAGAAG GAGTTGATGTGCCGCCTCCAGAAGCTCCAGGCCCAGCACCAATGCATCGTGAATGAAAAGGAGAAGCTGCTAGAAGTGCAGTGTCATCTGCAGGAGAAGCTGCGGTCCCATGAGGCAGAGCTGTATTGTCTCCGGGACATGGCAGCCTCTTTGCGCGAGAGTGATGAAAAG AATGTAGGGATGCAACTTGAGCTTCAGGAGATGAAGGGATTATACCACGCCAGCAAGGAGGAACTGCAGCTGCAGAAGCACATGTATGACCAACTGGAGCAGGACTTCATGCTTTGCCAGATGGAGCTGAACCAGCTTAAGAGCACCCAATCTCTTCCCGAGGATAAGTGTTCCAAGAAG TGTGATGCACTGATGACCAGGCTGACAGAATTGCAggaaaagttcaaaaccagccagaaggAGATGGGGAATCTGCAGATGGAGCAGTGCGAGCTCCTGGAGGATCAGAGGAGGCTGCAGGAGGAGCAGGGCCAGCTGCAGGAAGAGCTGCACAGGCTCACGTTTCCACTACCCAAATGTGGCCTCTACCGTAAG AGTCAGGATCTGCTTAAAAAGTTACAAGACCTGTGTGAACTACAGCTACTGTACCAAGGCATGCAGGATGAACAAAAAAAACTGATACAGAACCAAGAGTGTGTATTAAAAGAACAGCTAGAGCTGCACAAAGAGTTGCGAGAGGTCAAAGACTCTAATTTCCAGGAACTGTTGAACTATGAAGATGCCAGATGTTCTAAGTCCTCAAATTCTGAGAATAAG cccAAGTTGCTCATGGAACAACTGCAGGCTCTGCAGGTGCTGTATAACACGAGTCAGACGGAACAGGAGCTTTTGCAACTGGAACATGGACGGCTCTCAGAGGAGCGGAAAAGGCTGCAGGCTGACTTGCAGCTCTGTCTAGAAGAAATGCAGCTGCTTCAAGTACAGTCCCCTACCCTAAGAAAGAGCCTGGAGGTCTACAGGAAGAGCTGTGGCAGCACTGACAACTTACACAGGAGTTATGACAGCGGCACCCCCGATGAGAATGAGACCTATCAGAAGAGTTACGATAGCAATCAAATCAGCAATGAGAACTTCCTCAAGAGCTATGACAGCGCCACCAATTCCAACGAAGGCTATCAGAAGAGTTATGGCTCCAGCAGCTGCAGCATTAACCTTAAGAAGAGTTACAGCAGTCCTACTAGTTCTGACACCTTTCAGAAAAACTATGCCAACAGCATCCCTGAAGAGGAGCCAGCTGATCCTGAAGACTTAGAG CACTTTGAGGAATTGGTGGCCAAGGTGCTGACCAAGCTGCAGGCAGTGCAGGCCCTGTACCAGGTGAGCCAGGAGGACCACAGCCAGCTGCAAAAGCAGATGAACAAGCTGCTGTGCACGCAGATGGAACTGAAGGATGAGCTGATTGACTGCGAGAGGGAATTGAAGGCATGCCTGGATGGGTACGAGAAACCCGCAGCTCCCCACAACGACAAGAATGAG ATCAAAGAGCTGCAGACGAAGCTTCGGGAGCTGCAGCTGCAGTACCAGGCTAGCATGGATGAGCAGGGGCGGCTTCTGGCAGTGCAGGAGCAGCTGGAGGGGCAACTGCAGTGCTGCCAGGAAGAGATCCGTCAACTCAAAGAGAGGAGGCCCTCCTGTGGCAAAGATACCAGGGCAAAGAATGGCAATAAGAATATGAACAAGAATGCCAAtggggttaaaaagaaaaaggcagttaACCAGTGTGCAGAAAATTCTGAAGACGGCTTTGATAAACAAAAG AGTCTGGAGGTTTTACTGTACTACAAGGCCAGCCAGACGCAATTAGAAGAGCTAGactgtgagaaaaagaaagaagagacgaaagaaggaaaaaaaaagaaacgattGCACGCCATGAAGGAGACAGGTTACGACCTACCTGCTGGAGAGATTAAGTCAACAGATGAATTTGAAAAGTACAAAGAACCAGGGAataaggaagatgaggaggaggaggacgaggacgaggaggaggaggatgaagatgaagatgaagatgatgactCGTCTGAAACAGCCGAGGATAGCAACCCTCTTAATATTTCTGACAGCAAAAAG
- the Ccdc136 gene encoding coiled-coil domain-containing protein 136 isoform X1 translates to MEAGAGAGAGAAGWSCPGPGPTVTTLGSYEVSEGCERKKGQRWGSLERRGMQAMEGEVLLPALYEEEEEEEEEDEDVEEEEEQQVQKGGNVSSLSVGKHRGLSLTETELEELRAQVLQLVAELEETRELAGQHEDDSLELQGLLEDERLASAQQAEVFTKQIQQLQGELRHLREEISLLEREKESELKEIEQELHLARSEIQSLRQAAADSATEHESDMASLQDDLYRLQNELDDMERIRGDYEMEIASLRAEMELKGSDPSDSLSVSEFPVIQEELQQLRERYHFLNEEFRALQESNSSLTGQLAELESERTRRATEKWLESQTLRSMMSAESQTSEMDFLEPDPEMQMLRQQLLGAEEEMQDIQNKCKDLCCEVQELQHHRRASEEEQRRLQKELKCAQNEVLRFQTSHSLAQNEELKSRLSTLQQKYDASQDEQNELLKVQMQLQCELRQLKIIKATESQTEKELMCRLQKLQAQHQCIVNEKEKLLEVQCHLQEKLRSHEAELYCLRDMAASLRESDEKNVGMQLELQEMKGLYHASKEELQLQKHMYDQLEQDFMLCQMELNQLKSTQSLPEDKCSKKCDALMTRLTELQEKFKTSQKEMGNLQMEQCELLEDQRRLQEEQGQLQEELHRLTFPLPKCGLYRKSQDLLKKLQDLCELQLLYQGMQDEQKKLIQNQECVLKEQLELHKELREVKDSNFQELLNYEDARCSKSSNSENKQPKLLMEQLQALQVLYNTSQTEQELLQLEHGRLSEERKRLQADLQLCLEEMQLLQVQSPTLRKSLEVYRKSCGSTDNLHRSYDSGTPDENETYQKSYDSNQISNENFLKSYDSATNSNEGYQKSYGSSSCSINLKKSYSSPTSSDTFQKNYANSIPEEEPADPEDLEHFEELVAKVLTKLQAVQALYQVSQEDHSQLQKQMNKLLCTQMELKDELIDCERELKACLDGYEKPAAPHNDKNEIKELQTKLRELQLQYQASMDEQGRLLAVQEQLEGQLQCCQEEIRQLKERRPSCGKDTRAKNGNKNMNKNANGVKKKKAVNQCAENSEDGFDKQKSLEVLLYYKASQTQLEELDCEKKKEETKEGKKKKRLHAMKETGYDLPAGEIKSTDEFEKYKEPGNKEDEEEEDEDEEEEDEDEDEDDDSSETAEDSNPLNISDSKKNMFGMWKPMVFLAIAAVALYVLPNMRPQETEFCLME, encoded by the exons ATGGAGGCGGGTGCCGGGGCTGGCGCGGGAGCCGCAGGCTGGAGCTGCCCGGGCCCAG GACCCACAGTGACCACTTTAGGCTCCTATGAAGTATCTGAGGGCTGCGAGAGGAAGAAAGGCCAACGCTGGGGGTCCCTGGAACGGCGTGGGATGCAAGCTATGGAGG GGGAGGTTTTACTCCCAGCTCtgtatgaggaagaagaggaggaagaggaagaggatgaagacgtggaagaagaagaagaacaacaagtTCAGAAAGGTGGCAACGTGAGCTCTCTGTCAGTTGGCAAGCACCGGGGCCTGAGCCTCACAGAGACGGAGCTGGAGGAGCTGAGGGCTCAGGTGCTCCAGCTGGTGGCAGAGCTGGAGGAGACGCGTGAGCTGGCAGGGCAGCATGAAGATGACTCCCTAGAGCTACAAG GACTCCTGGAGGATGAACGACTGGCCAGTGCCCAGCAGGCTGAGGTGTTCACCAAGCAAATCCAGCAGCTCCAAG GTGAGCTGCGGCATCTACGGGAGGAGATTTCCCTATTAGAGCGTGAGAAAGAAAGTGAACTTAAGGAAATAGAACAGGAATTGCATTTGGCCCGATCTGAGATCCAGAGTCTGCGGCAAGCCGCAGCAGATTCCGCAACTGAACATGAAAGTGACATGGCATCCCTGCAGGATGATCTCTACCGGTTGCAGAATGAGCTCGACGACATGGAACGCATTCGAGGGGACTACGAGATGGAGATTGCTTCACTCCGTGCAGAAATGGAATTGAAGGGCTCTGACCCATCTGACAGTTTAAGTGTCTCAGAATTCCCTGTGATACAAG AAGAATTACAGCAACTGCGGGAGCGCTACCACTTTCTGAATGAGGAGTTCCGGGCCCTGCAGGAGAGCAACAGCAGCCTTACCGGGCAGCTTGCTGAACTGGAGAGTGAGAG GACACGAAGAGCAACGGAGAAGTGGCTGGAGTCCCAAACACTAAGAAGTATGATGTCAGCAGAGTCTCAGACTTCAGAAATGGACTTCCTGGAGCCTGATCCTGAAATGCAGATGTTGCGCCAGCAGCTTCTGGGAGCCGAGGAGGAGATGCAAGACATACAGAATAAG TGTAAGGACTTGTGTTGTGAGGTACAAGAGCTACAGCATCATCGCCGGGCCAGCGAGGAGGAGCAGAGGCGGCTGCAGAAGGAGCTCAAGTGTGCCCAAAATGAGGTGCTCCGGTTTCAGACTTCCCACAGCTTGGCCCAG AACGAGGAGCTGAAGTCCAGGCTCTCTACCCTGCAGCAAAAGTATGATGCTAGCCAGGATGAGCAGAATGAGCTCTTGAAGGTGCAGATGCAACTTCAGTGCGAGCTCCGGCAGCTCAAAATCATCAAAGCCACAGAGAGCCAAACTGAGAAG GAGTTGATGTGCCGCCTCCAGAAGCTCCAGGCCCAGCACCAATGCATCGTGAATGAAAAGGAGAAGCTGCTAGAAGTGCAGTGTCATCTGCAGGAGAAGCTGCGGTCCCATGAGGCAGAGCTGTATTGTCTCCGGGACATGGCAGCCTCTTTGCGCGAGAGTGATGAAAAG AATGTAGGGATGCAACTTGAGCTTCAGGAGATGAAGGGATTATACCACGCCAGCAAGGAGGAACTGCAGCTGCAGAAGCACATGTATGACCAACTGGAGCAGGACTTCATGCTTTGCCAGATGGAGCTGAACCAGCTTAAGAGCACCCAATCTCTTCCCGAGGATAAGTGTTCCAAGAAG TGTGATGCACTGATGACCAGGCTGACAGAATTGCAggaaaagttcaaaaccagccagaaggAGATGGGGAATCTGCAGATGGAGCAGTGCGAGCTCCTGGAGGATCAGAGGAGGCTGCAGGAGGAGCAGGGCCAGCTGCAGGAAGAGCTGCACAGGCTCACGTTTCCACTACCCAAATGTGGCCTCTACCGTAAG AGTCAGGATCTGCTTAAAAAGTTACAAGACCTGTGTGAACTACAGCTACTGTACCAAGGCATGCAGGATGAACAAAAAAAACTGATACAGAACCAAGAGTGTGTATTAAAAGAACAGCTAGAGCTGCACAAAGAGTTGCGAGAGGTCAAAGACTCTAATTTCCAGGAACTGTTGAACTATGAAGATGCCAGATGTTCTAAGTCCTCAAATTCTGAGAATAAG cagcccAAGTTGCTCATGGAACAACTGCAGGCTCTGCAGGTGCTGTATAACACGAGTCAGACGGAACAGGAGCTTTTGCAACTGGAACATGGACGGCTCTCAGAGGAGCGGAAAAGGCTGCAGGCTGACTTGCAGCTCTGTCTAGAAGAAATGCAGCTGCTTCAAGTACAGTCCCCTACCCTAAGAAAGAGCCTGGAGGTCTACAGGAAGAGCTGTGGCAGCACTGACAACTTACACAGGAGTTATGACAGCGGCACCCCCGATGAGAATGAGACCTATCAGAAGAGTTACGATAGCAATCAAATCAGCAATGAGAACTTCCTCAAGAGCTATGACAGCGCCACCAATTCCAACGAAGGCTATCAGAAGAGTTATGGCTCCAGCAGCTGCAGCATTAACCTTAAGAAGAGTTACAGCAGTCCTACTAGTTCTGACACCTTTCAGAAAAACTATGCCAACAGCATCCCTGAAGAGGAGCCAGCTGATCCTGAAGACTTAGAG CACTTTGAGGAATTGGTGGCCAAGGTGCTGACCAAGCTGCAGGCAGTGCAGGCCCTGTACCAGGTGAGCCAGGAGGACCACAGCCAGCTGCAAAAGCAGATGAACAAGCTGCTGTGCACGCAGATGGAACTGAAGGATGAGCTGATTGACTGCGAGAGGGAATTGAAGGCATGCCTGGATGGGTACGAGAAACCCGCAGCTCCCCACAACGACAAGAATGAG ATCAAAGAGCTGCAGACGAAGCTTCGGGAGCTGCAGCTGCAGTACCAGGCTAGCATGGATGAGCAGGGGCGGCTTCTGGCAGTGCAGGAGCAGCTGGAGGGGCAACTGCAGTGCTGCCAGGAAGAGATCCGTCAACTCAAAGAGAGGAGGCCCTCCTGTGGCAAAGATACCAGGGCAAAGAATGGCAATAAGAATATGAACAAGAATGCCAAtggggttaaaaagaaaaaggcagttaACCAGTGTGCAGAAAATTCTGAAGACGGCTTTGATAAACAAAAG AGTCTGGAGGTTTTACTGTACTACAAGGCCAGCCAGACGCAATTAGAAGAGCTAGactgtgagaaaaagaaagaagagacgaaagaaggaaaaaaaaagaaacgattGCACGCCATGAAGGAGACAGGTTACGACCTACCTGCTGGAGAGATTAAGTCAACAGATGAATTTGAAAAGTACAAAGAACCAGGGAataaggaagatgaggaggaggaggacgaggacgaggaggaggaggatgaagatgaagatgaagatgatgactCGTCTGAAACAGCCGAGGATAGCAACCCTCTTAATATTTCTGACAGCAAAAAG
- the Ccdc136 gene encoding coiled-coil domain-containing protein 136 isoform X17, which produces MEAGAGAGAGAAGWSCPGPGPTVTTLGSYEVSEGCERKKGQRWGSLERRGMQAMEGEVLLPALYEEEEEEEEEDEDVEEEEEQQVQKGGNVSSLSVGKHRGLSLTETELEELRAQVLQLVAELEETRELAGQHEDDSLELQGLLEDERLASAQQAEVFTKQIQQLQGELRHLREEISLLEREKESELKEIEQELHLARSEIQSLRQAAADSATEHESDMASLQDDLYRLQNELDDMERIRGDYEMEIASLRAEMELKGSDPSDSLSVSEFPVIQEELQQLRERYHFLNEEFRALQESNSSLTGQLAELESERTRRATEKWLESQTLRSMMSAESQTSEMDFLEPDPEMQMLRQQLLGAEEEMQDIQNKCKDLCCEVQELQHHRRASEEEQRRLQKELKCAQNEVLRFQTSHSLAQNEELKSRLSTLQQKYDASQDEQNELLKVQMQLQCELRQLKIIKATESQTEKELMCRLQKLQAQHQCIVNEKEKLLEVQCHLQEKLRSHEAELYCLRDMAASLRESDEKPSPVPNPPIFSLPLVGLVVISALLWCWWAETSS; this is translated from the exons ATGGAGGCGGGTGCCGGGGCTGGCGCGGGAGCCGCAGGCTGGAGCTGCCCGGGCCCAG GACCCACAGTGACCACTTTAGGCTCCTATGAAGTATCTGAGGGCTGCGAGAGGAAGAAAGGCCAACGCTGGGGGTCCCTGGAACGGCGTGGGATGCAAGCTATGGAGG GGGAGGTTTTACTCCCAGCTCtgtatgaggaagaagaggaggaagaggaagaggatgaagacgtggaagaagaagaagaacaacaagtTCAGAAAGGTGGCAACGTGAGCTCTCTGTCAGTTGGCAAGCACCGGGGCCTGAGCCTCACAGAGACGGAGCTGGAGGAGCTGAGGGCTCAGGTGCTCCAGCTGGTGGCAGAGCTGGAGGAGACGCGTGAGCTGGCAGGGCAGCATGAAGATGACTCCCTAGAGCTACAAG GACTCCTGGAGGATGAACGACTGGCCAGTGCCCAGCAGGCTGAGGTGTTCACCAAGCAAATCCAGCAGCTCCAAG GTGAGCTGCGGCATCTACGGGAGGAGATTTCCCTATTAGAGCGTGAGAAAGAAAGTGAACTTAAGGAAATAGAACAGGAATTGCATTTGGCCCGATCTGAGATCCAGAGTCTGCGGCAAGCCGCAGCAGATTCCGCAACTGAACATGAAAGTGACATGGCATCCCTGCAGGATGATCTCTACCGGTTGCAGAATGAGCTCGACGACATGGAACGCATTCGAGGGGACTACGAGATGGAGATTGCTTCACTCCGTGCAGAAATGGAATTGAAGGGCTCTGACCCATCTGACAGTTTAAGTGTCTCAGAATTCCCTGTGATACAAG AAGAATTACAGCAACTGCGGGAGCGCTACCACTTTCTGAATGAGGAGTTCCGGGCCCTGCAGGAGAGCAACAGCAGCCTTACCGGGCAGCTTGCTGAACTGGAGAGTGAGAG GACACGAAGAGCAACGGAGAAGTGGCTGGAGTCCCAAACACTAAGAAGTATGATGTCAGCAGAGTCTCAGACTTCAGAAATGGACTTCCTGGAGCCTGATCCTGAAATGCAGATGTTGCGCCAGCAGCTTCTGGGAGCCGAGGAGGAGATGCAAGACATACAGAATAAG TGTAAGGACTTGTGTTGTGAGGTACAAGAGCTACAGCATCATCGCCGGGCCAGCGAGGAGGAGCAGAGGCGGCTGCAGAAGGAGCTCAAGTGTGCCCAAAATGAGGTGCTCCGGTTTCAGACTTCCCACAGCTTGGCCCAG AACGAGGAGCTGAAGTCCAGGCTCTCTACCCTGCAGCAAAAGTATGATGCTAGCCAGGATGAGCAGAATGAGCTCTTGAAGGTGCAGATGCAACTTCAGTGCGAGCTCCGGCAGCTCAAAATCATCAAAGCCACAGAGAGCCAAACTGAGAAG GAGTTGATGTGCCGCCTCCAGAAGCTCCAGGCCCAGCACCAATGCATCGTGAATGAAAAGGAGAAGCTGCTAGAAGTGCAGTGTCATCTGCAGGAGAAGCTGCGGTCCCATGAGGCAGAGCTGTATTGTCTCCGGGACATGGCAGCCTCTTTGCGCGAGAGTGATGAAAAG CCATCCCCTGTCCCCAATCCCCCCATCTTCTCCTTGCCTCTCGTAGGCCTGGTGGTCATATCAGCTCTGCTCTGGTGCTGGTGGGCTGAGACATCATCCTAA
- the Ccdc136 gene encoding coiled-coil domain-containing protein 136 isoform X15, giving the protein MEAGAGAGAGAAGWSCPGPGPTVTTLGSYEVSEGCERKKGQRWGSLERRGMQAMEGEVLLPALYEEEEEEEEEDEDVEEEEEQQVQKGGNVSSLSVGKHRGLSLTETELEELRAQVLQLVAELEETRELAGQHEDDSLELQGLLEDERLASAQQAEVFTKQIQQLQGELRHLREEISLLEREKESELKEIEQELHLARSEIQSLRQAAADSATEHESDMASLQDDLYRLQNELDDMERIRGDYEMEIASLRAEMELKGSDPSDKLQQLRERYHFLNEEFRALQESNSSLTGQLAELESERTRRATEKWLESQTLRSMMSAESQTSEMDFLEPDPEMQMLRQQLLGAEEEMQDIQNKCKDLCCEVQELQHHRRASEEEQRRLQKELKCAQNEVLRFQTSHSLAQNEELKSRLSTLQQKYDASQDEQNELLKVQMQLQCELRQLKIIKATESQTEKELMCRLQKLQAQHQCIVNEKEKLLEVQCHLQEKLRSHEAELYCLRDMAASLRESDEKNVGMQLELQEMKGLYHASKEELQLQKHMYDQLEQDFMLCQMELNQLKSTQSLPEDKCSKKPSPVPNPPIFSLPLVGLVVISALLWCWWAETSS; this is encoded by the exons ATGGAGGCGGGTGCCGGGGCTGGCGCGGGAGCCGCAGGCTGGAGCTGCCCGGGCCCAG GACCCACAGTGACCACTTTAGGCTCCTATGAAGTATCTGAGGGCTGCGAGAGGAAGAAAGGCCAACGCTGGGGGTCCCTGGAACGGCGTGGGATGCAAGCTATGGAGG GGGAGGTTTTACTCCCAGCTCtgtatgaggaagaagaggaggaagaggaagaggatgaagacgtggaagaagaagaagaacaacaagtTCAGAAAGGTGGCAACGTGAGCTCTCTGTCAGTTGGCAAGCACCGGGGCCTGAGCCTCACAGAGACGGAGCTGGAGGAGCTGAGGGCTCAGGTGCTCCAGCTGGTGGCAGAGCTGGAGGAGACGCGTGAGCTGGCAGGGCAGCATGAAGATGACTCCCTAGAGCTACAAG GACTCCTGGAGGATGAACGACTGGCCAGTGCCCAGCAGGCTGAGGTGTTCACCAAGCAAATCCAGCAGCTCCAAG GTGAGCTGCGGCATCTACGGGAGGAGATTTCCCTATTAGAGCGTGAGAAAGAAAGTGAACTTAAGGAAATAGAACAGGAATTGCATTTGGCCCGATCTGAGATCCAGAGTCTGCGGCAAGCCGCAGCAGATTCCGCAACTGAACATGAAAGTGACATGGCATCCCTGCAGGATGATCTCTACCGGTTGCAGAATGAGCTCGACGACATGGAACGCATTCGAGGGGACTACGAGATGGAGATTGCTTCACTCCGTGCAGAAATGGAATTGAAGGGCTCTGACCCATCTGACA AATTACAGCAACTGCGGGAGCGCTACCACTTTCTGAATGAGGAGTTCCGGGCCCTGCAGGAGAGCAACAGCAGCCTTACCGGGCAGCTTGCTGAACTGGAGAGTGAGAG GACACGAAGAGCAACGGAGAAGTGGCTGGAGTCCCAAACACTAAGAAGTATGATGTCAGCAGAGTCTCAGACTTCAGAAATGGACTTCCTGGAGCCTGATCCTGAAATGCAGATGTTGCGCCAGCAGCTTCTGGGAGCCGAGGAGGAGATGCAAGACATACAGAATAAG TGTAAGGACTTGTGTTGTGAGGTACAAGAGCTACAGCATCATCGCCGGGCCAGCGAGGAGGAGCAGAGGCGGCTGCAGAAGGAGCTCAAGTGTGCCCAAAATGAGGTGCTCCGGTTTCAGACTTCCCACAGCTTGGCCCAG AACGAGGAGCTGAAGTCCAGGCTCTCTACCCTGCAGCAAAAGTATGATGCTAGCCAGGATGAGCAGAATGAGCTCTTGAAGGTGCAGATGCAACTTCAGTGCGAGCTCCGGCAGCTCAAAATCATCAAAGCCACAGAGAGCCAAACTGAGAAG GAGTTGATGTGCCGCCTCCAGAAGCTCCAGGCCCAGCACCAATGCATCGTGAATGAAAAGGAGAAGCTGCTAGAAGTGCAGTGTCATCTGCAGGAGAAGCTGCGGTCCCATGAGGCAGAGCTGTATTGTCTCCGGGACATGGCAGCCTCTTTGCGCGAGAGTGATGAAAAG AATGTAGGGATGCAACTTGAGCTTCAGGAGATGAAGGGATTATACCACGCCAGCAAGGAGGAACTGCAGCTGCAGAAGCACATGTATGACCAACTGGAGCAGGACTTCATGCTTTGCCAGATGGAGCTGAACCAGCTTAAGAGCACCCAATCTCTTCCCGAGGATAAGTGTTCCAAGAAG CCATCCCCTGTCCCCAATCCCCCCATCTTCTCCTTGCCTCTCGTAGGCCTGGTGGTCATATCAGCTCTGCTCTGGTGCTGGTGGGCTGAGACATCATCCTAA